The following are encoded together in the Penicillium digitatum chromosome 3, complete sequence genome:
- a CDS encoding protein kinase has product MDIRQQFPNVHWVWKGGISFVYEVHPRIVVKIPKSGDFEREQFRKELKIYEIFSQHPPCPSIVQCFLYANNGIFLEYMRDVTLCSRIQNNHTRDQQTAMVTKVEKLEPLSLRKEWMNDLAQAVAFLESLNLAHGDLRPENILLDRNRLKLSDFDCTAEIGSDFEACIAPYGRILNSDEQDQGRRGSSGFLGPRTEQFALGSLYFLINSGFEVYGDRRLTEDPKEHGRKVVELLQNMEFPKLDGDPLIDDIIIKCWYNKYATIAELAAYTETLLPGRNNWRDTETERISTPQWRTVIGRVIRGLWKSFRSWWVFVLYRTREATKPEEANGGEPDGYSGGIGRHDSAEDFSLKKTLCQNLEKRGLLHMLSLGEPEKLGFSIEWYRHSTY; this is encoded by the exons ATGGATATCCGGCAGCAGTTCCCTAATGTGCACTGGGTCTGGAAAGGAGGCATCTCCTTTGTCTATGAGGTCCATCCTCGCATCGTGGTCAAGATCCCGAAATCTGGCGACTTTGAGAGAGAGCAATTTCGGAAAGAACTCAAGATCTATGAGATCTTTTCTCAACATCCGCCCTGCCCTTCCATAGTCCAGTGTTTCCTCTACGCGAACAACGGTATCTTCCTCGAGTACATGCGAG ACGTAACCCTCTGTTCGAGAATACAAAATAACCATACTCGCGACCAGCAAACAGCTATGGTTACTAAAGTGGAGAAACTAGAACCTCTATCCCTACGGAAGGAATGGATGAACGACCTCGCTCAAGCCGTTGCTTTTCTAGAATCGCTCAATCTCGCACATGGCGACCTACGACCCGAAAACATTCTACTTGATCGTAACCGATTAAAACTGTCAGATTTTGATTGTACGGCTGAAATTGGGTCCGATTTTGAAGCTTGCATCGCCCCGTATGGAAGAATACTCAATAGCGACGAGCAGGATCAAGGACGACGTGGGAGTTCCGGTTTCCTAGGTCCTCGAACCGAACAATTTGCCTTGGGCTCCTTGTACTTCCTCATAAACTCCGGCTTTGAGGTTTACGGAGATCGACGTCTTACCGAGGATCCTAAAGAGCATGGACGCAAAGTTGTGGAGTTACTGCAGAACATGGAATTTCCGAAGTTAGATGGTGATCCGTTAATTGACGATATCATCATCAAGTGTTGGTACAACAAATATGCCACGATTGCGGAATTAGCCGCATACACAGAGACGCTCCTTCCTGGAAGAAATAACTGGAGAGACACCGAAACCGAAAGAATATCCACCCCGCAATGGCGTACGGTTATAGGCCGCGTTATTCGCGGGTTATGGAAAAGTTTTAGATCTTGGTGGGTTTTCGTGCTCTATCGCACTAGAGAGGCAACCAAGCCTGAAGAAGCTAATGGTGGAGAACCGGATGGCTATAGCGGTGGCATCGGACGACACGACTCAGCAGAGGATTTCTCTCTGAAAAAAACATTATGTCAGAACCTGGAGAAGCGTGGACTTCTTCATATGCTTTCTTTGGGAGAGCCAGAGAAACTTGGATTCAGTATCGAGTGGTATAGACATTCCACATATTGA